In Endozoicomonas sp. GU-1, one DNA window encodes the following:
- a CDS encoding glycoside hydrolase family 2 protein: protein MKKHHLLIPALSLALIAGCNNDDNEDTSPPVVNPEPGFTSQPRESDLINNDWQFRMDYISPESVISGYDDSSWEQINIPHVWDIDNGQDGGSYFYGQSSYRKNLVIDQLVPDQRYYLEFEGAALISTVYVNGQEVGEHNGGFSTFRFDVTDYLQTGNNQLAIQVDNRLSSMNAAEDNNFGRDTFLPLDAGADFTWWGGIYRDVHLLKLNNVSIDAEDFGGPGVYISQKNVSTASADLTIAVHLSNKSTEDFAGEVLVTIQDPMGNTVKTVRMDAELAAGEKRTITEDMVMDSPTLWHGTKNPYVYQTYTQLIESGVVVDEVKQPLGLRSFEFDPEQGFILNGEPYPLRGVALHQDYIDVGWATTYEQRKESMDLIKEMGANTVRFSHYPHNLDMQDYSDQLGFVNWVEIPMINAASMDPSYEESAKQQITEMVKQAYNNPSVGLWGMTNEISMRNPETPEDTAALIKRLSDHTKSLDGDAYRKTTQAAVFIDPTISPLHEAVEVNAYNRYDGWYVGTTEDFGKFIDQFRKDNPGHIVGVSEYGAGVSPDWHTDTPKANDHTEQFSQLYHESYLQQIEDRDFLWGSHIWNMYDFTAHRRDEGDTKGRNDKGLVTIDRKTKKDAFYLYQAAWSETPMVYIASKKQKETSLSNIKAYSNLDALTLFINDQEISTLNTADNARRVVFEWKNLAELTVGTHKIRVEGGDNGTVVSDTFDLTRVENESNELTSSFISVMSSGEDAGVLTQMPVDLTLGGLKKLVLLPPGATMEIVGKGGDANLVIEPSDEINVTAESGDSRVYKQEQAESLSYGRPVSDNAVKGFYPDVISAWEDTLNLVDGKKRTPWAGFTMDGNTFAEIDLQHSFYVDQVELSQGLMGIGYPGKINFEIGTNILAVDHQDHVKEKEWNKLSQSFKVHKDKKPVEAKYVRITISESSKKITHPSMGHTVELAFFDEITVHGGMIASNSNQVDIDYGRKQITLRRISTNVSDLKESLDTPSGRFELTVIGINGEPVEDGLVIPGHKLKVERITDTARFAEVYTLTQGIPVPPLP, encoded by the coding sequence GTGAAGAAGCATCATTTGTTGATCCCGGCTCTATCGCTGGCCCTGATAGCCGGGTGTAACAACGACGATAACGAGGATACTTCCCCTCCAGTAGTCAATCCCGAGCCCGGGTTTACCTCCCAACCGAGGGAGAGTGACCTGATCAATAATGACTGGCAATTCCGGATGGACTACATTTCCCCGGAGTCTGTCATCAGTGGTTATGATGACAGCAGCTGGGAGCAGATCAACATTCCTCATGTCTGGGATATTGATAATGGCCAGGACGGGGGGAGTTATTTTTATGGGCAATCCTCCTATCGCAAAAATCTTGTCATAGACCAACTGGTTCCGGACCAGCGTTACTACCTCGAGTTTGAAGGGGCTGCCCTGATCTCCACAGTCTACGTTAATGGTCAGGAAGTGGGTGAACATAACGGTGGCTTCTCCACCTTCCGTTTTGACGTCACTGACTATTTGCAGACCGGTAATAACCAACTGGCCATACAGGTTGATAATCGCCTGAGTTCCATGAATGCAGCGGAAGATAACAATTTTGGCCGGGACACCTTTTTGCCACTGGATGCCGGGGCTGACTTTACCTGGTGGGGCGGCATTTACCGTGATGTGCATCTGCTGAAACTCAATAACGTCTCCATCGACGCTGAGGATTTTGGTGGCCCCGGAGTCTATATCAGCCAGAAGAATGTTTCCACTGCCTCTGCTGACCTGACCATTGCCGTTCACCTGTCCAACAAATCCACAGAAGACTTTGCCGGTGAAGTCCTGGTCACTATTCAGGACCCCATGGGTAACACTGTAAAAACAGTGCGCATGGATGCTGAACTCGCCGCAGGAGAAAAGAGAACCATTACCGAGGATATGGTTATGGACTCGCCGACACTGTGGCACGGCACCAAAAATCCCTACGTCTACCAAACCTACACGCAGCTGATTGAGAGTGGAGTTGTAGTGGATGAAGTAAAACAGCCACTGGGTCTGCGCAGCTTTGAATTTGACCCTGAACAGGGCTTTATCCTCAATGGCGAGCCTTACCCATTGCGAGGTGTGGCGCTGCACCAGGATTATATCGATGTGGGCTGGGCCACCACCTATGAGCAGCGCAAGGAGAGTATGGACCTGATCAAGGAGATGGGGGCCAACACCGTGCGTTTCTCCCACTACCCTCATAACCTGGATATGCAGGACTACTCCGACCAGCTGGGCTTCGTTAACTGGGTGGAAATCCCGATGATCAACGCTGCCTCTATGGACCCGAGCTATGAAGAGAGTGCCAAACAGCAAATCACAGAAATGGTTAAACAGGCCTATAACAACCCTTCCGTCGGTCTCTGGGGGATGACCAACGAGATCAGCATGAGAAACCCGGAAACTCCAGAAGATACTGCCGCATTAATCAAAAGGCTGTCTGATCATACCAAGAGCCTTGATGGCGATGCCTATCGGAAAACCACTCAGGCAGCGGTATTCATTGACCCTACCATTTCACCGCTGCACGAGGCGGTAGAGGTCAACGCCTATAACCGCTATGACGGCTGGTATGTTGGTACAACCGAGGATTTTGGCAAGTTCATCGATCAGTTCAGGAAAGATAATCCCGGCCATATCGTTGGCGTCAGTGAGTACGGTGCCGGTGTCAGCCCGGATTGGCATACCGATACGCCCAAAGCCAATGACCACACTGAGCAGTTCAGCCAGCTCTATCACGAGTCCTACCTGCAACAGATTGAGGATCGTGATTTCCTCTGGGGGAGCCATATCTGGAACATGTATGACTTTACCGCGCACCGCCGTGACGAAGGTGATACCAAGGGTCGTAACGACAAAGGTCTGGTAACCATCGACCGGAAAACCAAAAAGGATGCCTTCTATCTCTATCAGGCGGCCTGGTCAGAAACCCCGATGGTATACATTGCCTCTAAAAAACAGAAGGAAACCAGCCTGTCCAACATTAAGGCTTACTCCAACCTGGATGCCTTGACCCTGTTCATCAACGATCAGGAGATCAGCACCCTTAATACGGCAGATAATGCCCGGCGTGTGGTTTTTGAATGGAAAAATCTGGCTGAGCTGACTGTTGGTACACACAAAATCAGGGTGGAAGGAGGTGATAATGGTACTGTGGTTTCTGACACATTTGACCTTACTCGTGTAGAGAATGAATCAAATGAGCTGACATCCTCGTTTATCAGTGTCATGTCCAGCGGTGAGGACGCCGGTGTACTGACTCAGATGCCTGTGGATCTGACGCTCGGTGGTTTGAAAAAGCTGGTTCTGTTACCACCCGGCGCGACCATGGAGATTGTTGGCAAGGGCGGCGATGCCAATCTGGTTATTGAACCATCCGATGAAATCAACGTTACCGCAGAATCCGGCGATTCCCGTGTCTATAAGCAGGAACAGGCAGAAAGTCTGTCTTATGGCCGACCTGTGAGCGACAATGCTGTGAAAGGGTTTTATCCTGACGTTATATCGGCATGGGAAGACACCCTTAATCTAGTGGATGGCAAGAAGCGGACTCCCTGGGCAGGTTTTACCATGGATGGCAACACCTTTGCCGAAATTGATTTGCAACATAGCTTTTATGTTGATCAGGTAGAGTTGAGCCAAGGCTTAATGGGTATTGGGTATCCTGGAAAAATAAATTTTGAGATTGGTACCAACATTCTGGCCGTTGACCATCAAGATCATGTAAAGGAAAAGGAATGGAACAAACTTAGCCAATCATTCAAGGTACACAAGGACAAAAAGCCTGTGGAGGCAAAATATGTCCGGATTACTATTTCCGAATCCAGTAAGAAGATTACCCATCCCAGCATGGGGCACACCGTCGAACTGGCATTTTTCGATGAAATAACAGTCCATGGTGGAATGATTGCCAGTAACAGTAATCAGGTGGACATTGACTATGGCAGAAAACAAATCACTCTTCGCAGAATTAGCACTAACGTTAGTGATTTAAAAGAGTCATTGGACACACCAAGTGGTCGGTTTGAACTCACGGTTATTGGTATCAACGGCGAACCTGTAGAGGACGGTCTGGTCATACCGGGCCATAAGCTCAAGGTTGAGCGTATCACCGATACAGCCCGGTTCGCTGAAGTCTATACATTGACCCAGGGGATTCCAGTACCACCGTTGCCATAA
- a CDS encoding START domain-containing protein translates to MKHLITCGISLLLAWISLALAEEKSEHFEWQLVKDDSDSGIKVFTRNVAGSELREFRGEMTISSTLTAPVALIEDVAVATEWMHNCGGIDALEYHQDRGEAITYMITKAPWPVSDRDTVVHSRTRQDATSKVVRVDLTAKNDQVPANNDYVRITRMNGFWLFTPAADGQIDVVYQVHAEPGGALPAWLSNSIVVDTPYHTLKNMQMIIQAGRYQKAQRNYIQNDV, encoded by the coding sequence ATGAAGCATTTGATTACCTGTGGTATCTCGCTTTTGTTAGCCTGGATTTCTCTGGCTCTGGCCGAAGAGAAAAGCGAGCACTTCGAATGGCAGCTGGTAAAAGACGACAGTGATTCAGGCATTAAAGTTTTTACCCGAAACGTTGCCGGTTCAGAGCTGCGGGAGTTTCGTGGTGAAATGACCATTTCATCCACGCTGACAGCGCCGGTAGCCTTGATTGAAGATGTTGCCGTCGCAACAGAGTGGATGCATAACTGCGGTGGCATTGATGCTCTCGAATACCACCAGGATCGCGGTGAAGCCATTACTTATATGATCACCAAAGCCCCCTGGCCAGTATCGGATCGTGATACCGTAGTACACTCCCGTACCCGTCAGGATGCAACCAGCAAAGTTGTTCGTGTTGACCTGACGGCCAAAAATGATCAGGTACCTGCAAATAACGATTATGTACGTATTACCAGAATGAATGGCTTCTGGTTGTTTACGCCAGCAGCAGACGGCCAGATTGATGTTGTTTATCAGGTGCATGCCGAGCCGGGCGGCGCTCTCCCGGCCTGGTTATCCAACAGTATTGTGGTTGATACACCGTATCACACACTGAAAAATATGCAGATGATTATTCAGGCCGGGCGTTACCAGAAAGCGCAACGTAACTATATTCAAAACGATGTATAA
- a CDS encoding CobW family GTP-binding protein produces the protein MEKKIPANLITGFLGSGKTTAIVHLLRQKPENETWAVLVNEFGEVGIDGALLQGSSARNDVFVREVPGGCMCCVAGLPMQIGLNMLIARSKPDRLLIEPTGLGHPQEIINTLQGEYYREILSLEASICLVDPRNLEDTRYLENDNFRDQIHLADVLVANKTDLSSETDRRRFEQFADQLPLPKPETAWVKQGALSVEWLDLPRRDRVAVNPNAHHAHHKGSDQLQTTEAMGLKLAEGQLFLRKENTGQHHFSCGWLFSDSTSFSFDRLFSLIHAQTAQRLKAVAKTDRGVKGFNMQDGIVSVIEIKETSDSRLEIISSSPMDWDDFETRLQETIIFQPAA, from the coding sequence ATGGAGAAAAAAATTCCTGCCAATTTGATCACCGGCTTCCTGGGCTCCGGTAAAACCACTGCCATTGTGCATTTACTCAGGCAGAAACCGGAAAACGAAACCTGGGCTGTGCTGGTCAATGAGTTTGGCGAAGTCGGTATTGATGGTGCCCTGTTACAGGGCTCCTCGGCACGTAATGATGTATTCGTGCGAGAAGTGCCCGGTGGCTGTATGTGCTGCGTGGCCGGGCTCCCCATGCAGATTGGCCTTAATATGCTGATCGCCCGCAGCAAACCGGACCGGCTGCTGATTGAGCCCACCGGGCTGGGCCATCCCCAGGAAATTATTAACACACTGCAAGGAGAGTATTACCGTGAGATTCTGAGCCTGGAAGCCAGTATCTGCCTGGTGGATCCGCGCAACCTTGAAGATACCCGATACCTTGAGAATGACAATTTTCGGGATCAGATTCATCTGGCCGATGTTCTGGTAGCCAACAAAACTGACTTATCCAGCGAAACTGACCGTAGGCGTTTTGAGCAGTTTGCAGACCAGCTACCGTTGCCAAAACCTGAAACGGCCTGGGTAAAGCAGGGGGCACTTTCCGTAGAGTGGCTGGACCTTCCTCGCCGTGATCGTGTGGCGGTTAACCCCAATGCCCACCATGCACACCACAAGGGCTCTGATCAGCTCCAGACCACGGAAGCCATGGGCCTCAAGCTAGCTGAAGGCCAGCTTTTCCTCCGCAAGGAAAACACCGGCCAGCATCATTTCAGCTGTGGCTGGCTGTTTTCTGACAGCACTTCGTTTTCATTTGACCGGCTGTTTTCACTGATTCATGCGCAAACTGCCCAGCGTTTAAAAGCGGTGGCAAAAACAGACCGGGGGGTGAAAGGTTTTAATATGCAGGATGGCATTGTCAGTGTGATAGAGATTAAAGAAACGTCAGATAGCCGCCTGGAAATCATCAGCAGCTCACCTATGGACTGGGATGACTTTGAAACCAGACTACAGGAAACCATTATTTTCCAACCGGCAGCATAA
- a CDS encoding thiopurine S-methyltransferase, with protein MNYTQLFIFLLAAGMVNNCKASNSVSDHGNGISIAMDEINWQSHWQNNNIGFHLDQANPMLVKHWPKIRAVPKDMVFVPLCGKSLDMVELHKQGHFVIGSELSEVAVEAFFSEQNRDYTRQTAGEHEYWSSERLALVRGDFFTLAEESIPARFVYDRAALVALPPGKQEAYIEQLLRIAPDVEQILLITVEYDDTAAAAPPFSIPPNRVKALYGDHFEIDLIETRDTKPSPRKQAQGLQVITEHVFKLDRK; from the coding sequence ATGAACTACACTCAGCTATTTATCTTCCTACTGGCAGCCGGTATGGTTAATAATTGCAAAGCATCCAATTCAGTGTCCGACCATGGTAACGGGATATCAATAGCAATGGACGAGATTAACTGGCAGTCTCATTGGCAGAACAATAACATTGGCTTCCATCTTGATCAGGCCAACCCTATGCTGGTTAAACACTGGCCCAAAATACGTGCAGTTCCAAAGGATATGGTGTTCGTTCCGCTGTGTGGCAAGAGCCTGGATATGGTTGAGCTCCATAAGCAGGGACACTTTGTTATTGGCTCCGAGTTGAGTGAGGTAGCTGTGGAAGCCTTTTTTTCCGAGCAAAACCGCGATTACACAAGGCAGACCGCCGGTGAACATGAGTACTGGTCCAGCGAACGGTTAGCCCTGGTTCGGGGGGATTTTTTTACCCTGGCAGAAGAGAGTATTCCGGCCAGATTTGTTTATGACCGGGCAGCCCTGGTTGCACTCCCTCCCGGCAAGCAGGAAGCTTACATAGAACAACTTCTGCGCATTGCACCGGATGTTGAGCAAATCCTGCTGATCACGGTCGAATATGATGATACTGCCGCAGCAGCGCCACCATTCAGTATCCCACCCAATCGGGTAAAAGCACTCTACGGTGACCACTTCGAGATCGATCTGATTGAGACACGGGACACCAAACCCTCACCACGAAAACAGGCTCAGGGTTTGCAGGTAATTACGGAGCATGTTTTCAAACTTGACCGGAAGTAG
- a CDS encoding MerR family transcriptional regulator, translated as MSESTFTISELAREFDLTPRAIRFYEDQGLLSPKRNGLQRVYSKKDRVHLKLIVRGKRLGLSLAESRDLIALYDPTSRNKKQLRAMLDAIDTSSMRLEQQLQDIHIMQDELTEARKRCVKALKESDQ; from the coding sequence ATGTCCGAGAGCACGTTCACTATTTCAGAACTCGCCAGGGAGTTTGACCTCACTCCCAGGGCGATACGCTTTTATGAAGATCAGGGGCTACTCAGCCCAAAGCGTAATGGTCTGCAGCGCGTTTATAGCAAGAAGGACCGCGTTCATCTTAAGCTTATTGTCCGGGGCAAGCGTCTTGGCTTAAGCCTGGCTGAATCCAGGGATTTGATTGCGCTGTATGACCCGACCTCCCGAAATAAAAAGCAGCTCCGGGCAATGCTGGATGCCATTGATACGTCCAGTATGCGCCTTGAGCAACAGCTGCAGGACATTCACATAATGCAGGATGAACTTACCGAAGCCAGAAAGCGCTGTGTTAAAGCCCTGAAGGAAAGCGATCAGTAA
- a CDS encoding isovaleryl-CoA dehydrogenase — MSQYSELNFNLGETNDMLREQVRQFAAKEIAPRAMEIDQTNQFPMDLWQKMGDMGLLGITVSEPYGGSAMGYLAHVIAMEEISRASAAVGLSYGAHSNLCVNQIFRMGSDAQKEQYLPDLISGRAVGALAMSEPEAGSDVVSMKLRAEKKGDRFILNGNKMWITNGPDASTYVIYAKTEPEKRSRGITAFIVERDFPGFSRAQKLDKLGMRGSNTCELVFENCEVPARNVLGNLNGGVEVLMSGLDYERVVLSGGPTGIMQACLDVVLPYIHDRKQFGQSIGEFQLIQGKLADMYARMNACKAYLYAVAAACDRGETTRKDAAGVILYCAETATALALDAIQILGGNGYINDYPTGRLLRDAKLYEIGAGTSEIRRMLIGRELFQETGH; from the coding sequence ATGAGCCAATACTCAGAGCTGAATTTCAACCTTGGAGAAACCAACGACATGCTCAGGGAGCAGGTCAGGCAATTTGCAGCAAAAGAGATTGCGCCAAGGGCCATGGAGATCGACCAGACCAACCAGTTCCCCATGGACCTCTGGCAGAAAATGGGGGATATGGGCTTGCTGGGTATCACCGTATCTGAACCTTATGGCGGCTCAGCCATGGGGTACCTCGCCCATGTTATCGCCATGGAAGAGATCAGCAGGGCTTCTGCTGCCGTTGGGCTCAGCTATGGTGCCCACTCCAACCTCTGCGTCAACCAGATTTTCCGCATGGGTAGCGATGCGCAAAAAGAACAATATCTGCCTGACCTGATCAGTGGCCGGGCCGTTGGCGCACTGGCCATGAGTGAACCGGAAGCCGGTTCCGATGTCGTCAGTATGAAGCTCAGGGCCGAAAAGAAAGGCGACCGCTTTATCCTGAACGGTAACAAAATGTGGATCACTAATGGCCCTGATGCCTCCACCTACGTGATCTATGCCAAAACGGAACCGGAAAAAAGATCCCGTGGCATCACCGCCTTTATTGTCGAAAGGGACTTCCCCGGATTCTCCAGGGCCCAGAAACTGGACAAACTGGGCATGCGGGGTTCAAACACCTGCGAACTGGTGTTTGAGAACTGTGAAGTGCCTGCCCGAAACGTGCTGGGTAACCTCAATGGCGGTGTTGAAGTGCTGATGAGCGGACTGGACTACGAGCGGGTGGTGCTTTCAGGAGGCCCCACCGGCATCATGCAGGCCTGCCTGGATGTGGTTCTGCCTTACATTCATGACCGAAAACAGTTTGGCCAGTCCATCGGTGAATTTCAGCTGATTCAGGGCAAGCTTGCCGATATGTACGCCCGGATGAATGCCTGCAAAGCTTACCTCTACGCTGTCGCTGCCGCCTGTGACCGTGGCGAAACAACCCGCAAGGATGCGGCAGGCGTTATTCTCTACTGCGCCGAAACAGCAACGGCACTGGCACTGGATGCCATCCAGATACTCGGTGGCAATGGCTATATCAATGACTACCCCACCGGACGCCTGTTAAGGGATGCCAAACTGTACGAGATCGGTGCCGGCACATCGGAAATCCGTCGTATGCTGATCGGCCGGGAGCTGTTTCAGGAAACCGGACATTAA
- a CDS encoding carboxyl transferase domain-containing protein → MVALTTTIAIDSAEFNDNRRQMQALVDELLQKSDHLKLGGSAKAREKHISKGKLLPRDRIALLLDPGSPFMEVGLFAADKVYNEAVPCAGVVAGIGQVSGRECMIVANDATVKGGSYFPLTVKKHLRAQAIAEQNHLPCIYLVDSGGANLPRQDEVFPDREHFGRIFFNQANMSARGIPQIAAVMGSCTAGGAYVPAMADESIIVRGQGTIFLAGPPLVKAATGEEISAEALGGADVHCRQSGVADHYANDDAHAIRLIRQSVSRLNRVKKSYYDLRPSTEPLYDIKELYGVVPSNLRQPYDVREVIARIVDGSDFDEFKALFGETLVCGFARIHGHPVGIVANNGILFSESAQKGAHFIELCCQRKMPLVFLQNTTGYMVGSQAESGGIARHGAKMVHAVACARVPKFTVIIGGSFGAGNYGMCGRAYDPRFLWSWPNARISVMGAEQAANVLVQVKRDAKQGQALSEEEARAIRQPILENYNHQGNPYYASARLWDDGVIDPADTRTVLGLGLSAAMNAPIEETRFGIFRM, encoded by the coding sequence ATGGTGGCACTGACCACAACAATAGCCATAGACAGCGCAGAATTTAATGACAACCGTCGTCAAATGCAGGCACTGGTTGATGAACTGCTGCAGAAGTCTGATCACCTGAAACTGGGGGGATCTGCAAAAGCCCGGGAAAAACACATCAGCAAAGGCAAACTGCTGCCCAGAGATAGAATTGCCCTGTTGCTGGACCCCGGCTCCCCATTTATGGAAGTCGGGCTTTTTGCGGCCGACAAGGTCTACAACGAAGCAGTACCCTGTGCTGGCGTGGTGGCCGGTATTGGCCAGGTTTCAGGCCGTGAGTGCATGATTGTCGCTAACGATGCCACCGTCAAAGGCGGCAGCTACTTTCCACTCACCGTTAAAAAGCATTTAAGAGCCCAGGCCATCGCCGAGCAGAATCACCTGCCCTGTATCTACCTGGTGGATTCCGGTGGTGCCAACCTGCCCAGACAGGATGAAGTGTTTCCTGACCGGGAACACTTTGGCCGGATTTTCTTTAATCAGGCCAATATGTCGGCCAGGGGGATTCCACAAATTGCTGCGGTGATGGGTTCCTGCACGGCCGGCGGTGCTTATGTTCCTGCCATGGCGGATGAAAGCATTATTGTCCGCGGTCAGGGCACCATTTTCCTTGCTGGCCCGCCCCTGGTGAAAGCTGCCACCGGTGAAGAGATTAGCGCAGAGGCTCTGGGCGGCGCAGACGTTCATTGTCGTCAATCCGGCGTGGCCGACCATTACGCCAATGATGATGCCCATGCCATCCGCCTGATACGACAATCGGTATCCCGCCTGAATCGGGTAAAGAAAAGTTATTACGATCTTCGCCCGAGTACTGAACCACTGTATGACATCAAAGAGCTCTACGGGGTTGTCCCTTCGAACCTGAGACAACCCTATGACGTCAGGGAAGTCATCGCCCGTATTGTTGATGGCTCCGATTTTGATGAGTTCAAGGCGCTGTTTGGGGAAACGCTGGTGTGTGGCTTTGCCCGAATCCATGGGCATCCGGTGGGGATTGTTGCCAACAACGGCATACTCTTTTCCGAATCCGCCCAGAAAGGTGCACACTTTATCGAACTGTGCTGTCAGCGCAAAATGCCACTGGTATTTCTCCAGAATACCACCGGTTATATGGTGGGATCCCAGGCGGAGTCCGGAGGTATTGCCCGCCATGGCGCGAAAATGGTCCACGCCGTTGCCTGTGCCAGAGTCCCCAAATTCACGGTGATAATCGGCGGCAGCTTTGGTGCAGGCAATTATGGCATGTGTGGCAGAGCCTACGATCCCCGGTTTCTCTGGAGCTGGCCCAATGCCCGTATTTCGGTGATGGGCGCAGAACAGGCCGCCAATGTCCTGGTCCAGGTCAAACGTGATGCCAAACAGGGGCAGGCATTAAGTGAAGAGGAAGCCCGGGCCATCCGTCAGCCCATTCTTGAGAACTACAATCACCAGGGCAACCCTTACTACGCCAGTGCACGACTCTGGGATGATGGTGTGATTGATCCGGCGGATACCCGTACCGTCCTTGGACTGGGTCTTTCTGCGGCAATGAATGCTCCCATTGAAGAGACCCGCTTTGGCATATTCAGGATGTAA
- a CDS encoding enoyl-CoA hydratase-related protein: MNYKNLTLDISDQARQIATLCLNRPETGNALNKELIAEMHQAFDQIEQTPTRLLILKANGKHFCTGADLNWMKQSKALSKEENHQDARQLASLIQRLDQFPAPTIAAVQGAAFGGALGLITACDIAIASRSAKFCLSEVKLGLIPAVISPYVVRAMGARQARRYFLSAETIAAKQALRLNLIHERCKEQDLSSTVEVLCDQIIQNAPVAMAEAKRLIDDVNHQLIDEDLINLTCERIASIRISPEGQEGLSAFLEKRAPDWGEPSANKKPLANKKPLANKKPSANKKPSAKEQHHD; the protein is encoded by the coding sequence ATGAACTATAAAAACCTGACCCTTGATATCAGTGACCAAGCCCGTCAGATCGCTACGCTCTGTCTCAACCGGCCTGAAACCGGCAACGCCCTGAATAAAGAGCTGATTGCCGAAATGCACCAGGCGTTTGATCAGATTGAGCAGACGCCCACCCGCCTGCTGATACTCAAAGCCAATGGTAAACATTTCTGTACCGGTGCTGACCTCAACTGGATGAAACAGTCGAAAGCACTGAGCAAAGAAGAAAATCATCAGGATGCACGACAACTGGCCAGCCTGATTCAACGGCTGGACCAGTTCCCTGCCCCTACTATAGCGGCGGTGCAGGGTGCAGCATTTGGTGGTGCCCTGGGGCTGATCACCGCCTGCGATATCGCCATCGCCAGTCGATCAGCAAAGTTCTGCCTGAGCGAAGTCAAGCTCGGGCTTATTCCTGCGGTCATCAGTCCCTACGTTGTTCGAGCCATGGGAGCACGCCAGGCACGACGCTATTTTCTCAGTGCAGAAACCATCGCAGCCAAACAGGCGCTGCGCCTGAACCTGATTCATGAACGGTGTAAAGAGCAGGATTTATCGTCGACAGTCGAAGTACTTTGTGACCAAATCATTCAGAACGCCCCCGTTGCCATGGCTGAAGCAAAACGATTAATTGATGACGTCAATCATCAGCTGATTGATGAAGACCTCATTAATCTGACCTGCGAACGGATTGCCAGTATTCGTATTTCACCGGAAGGTCAGGAGGGATTGAGCGCTTTTCTGGAAAAGCGTGCTCCGGACTGGGGAGAGCCTTCAGCTAATAAAAAGCCATTAGCAAATAAAAAGCCATTAGCAAATAAAAAGCCATCAGCCAATAAAAAGCCATCAGCAAAGGAGCAACACCATGATTAA